The following nucleotide sequence is from Phycisphaerae bacterium.
GACGGGTTGAGGGCCAAAAAGAACGGCCCGTCGATCGCGTGGATCGACGGGCCGCGGATTGAGGTCGTCCGTATTGGAGGCTCGGTGAGAGCCTCGCCCTCCCTAGGGGTTGAGGTGGGGTTGCACAGACGAATAGTAGGACGCGAACGCGCCGTCCACCGTGGCGTTGGAGCTGCTATCGCACGGATCACCGGGATTGAAGCCGCAAGCGCCGCTCAACTGGCCGACGACTTGATCCGCGCTGTTCACCACGGGGCTGCCGCTGCTTCCGCCGTCGGTCGCGCCAAAAGTATCGCGGCTATAGATGCGCGGGCCGCGCGCCCAGCCCTGGCAGGTCGGGGCGCTCGTATCCACCGTGTGCGTGGAATAGACCTGCGGACCAAAGTTGGGATTGCTGACACGGTGCAGGGCCACGCCGTTCGAATTCGCCACTGCGGTCGTTGTCCAGCCCAGGAACACCGAGCCCGAAGGGGGGTTGGAATTGAGTTGCAACAACGTAAAGTCCGCAGTCTTCCCGGTGGTCTTTAGCGTGGAGCCAGTGGTCTTGTACGGCCAGCCGGAGTTGCTCGGGCAGCTACCGTTGCAAGATGAGGTGCGGAAACGCCAATAGAACTGCACGTTCCTGGCGATATTGTTCTTGCTGAGGCAGTGGTTGGCGGTCAGGAAGAAGTTGTTTTGCGACGGGTTGTTGTCGTTGAGGAGACCGCCCGTACACGTGTAAATGAAGGCTCCGGCGATCCACTCCATTTTCGCGTAGGCGTCCCGGATGCTGTTGCCGCCGGAGCTACAGGAGACGTCCACGATGCAGGGAACATTTCCGCAGAAACCGCCGCGCGGCGCGCCGTCCAGCATCATGCCTCCCGCGAATTCCGGGAGGACGTTTCCGACTTCCGTGACGCTGAAGCTGATTTGCTTGAGCAGGGCCTCATTGGCAGGGCCGGAGATGCGGAGCTGCAAGACGCCCTCCTGGCCGAAAACGGACTCGGTCCAAATGTCGCCGGTACCGTC
It contains:
- a CDS encoding trypsin-like peptidase domain-containing protein, with the translated sequence MSNLLSSNRVATAVASLLLVATTAFAKDPPAAATAQPLAEMQMQISTEGMTHGEYLARQEQLNAALTAEMPIAAFAAPLRVSLTQEQLDAIAQAPPTPLRIGAVTELEPRVDIVGLSSSKVQNAATQGVLSPAADGGYVWALAINSADAGSIRVHIENLDLPAGVSLYFYSLEGEAFGPWTGKGPDGTGDIWTESVFGQEGVLQLRISGPANEALLKQISFSVTEVGNVLPEFAGGMMLDGAPRGGFCGNVPCIVDVSCSSGGNSIRDAYAKMEWIAGAFIYTCTGGLLNDNNPSQNNFFLTANHCLSKNNIARNVQFYWRFRTSSCNGSCPSNSGWPYKTTGSTLKTTGKTADFTLLQLNSNPPSGSVFLGWTTTAVANSNGVALHRVSNPNFGPQVYSTHTVDTSAPTCQGWARGPRIYSRDTFGATDGGSSGSPVVNSADQVVGQLSGACGFNPGDPCDSSSNATVDGAFASYYSSVQPHLNP